In Deltaproteobacteria bacterium, one DNA window encodes the following:
- a CDS encoding single-stranded-DNA-specific exonuclease RecJ has protein sequence VAFFLAGGLRKVIRDRAEVSCARLPELTSYLGLVALGTVADMVPLTRVNRILVSEGLKHLSNSAWPGLVALKEVSDLGPGRPVTATDVGFRLAPRLNAAGRLDSPQPGLDLLLTQDAGQAQVLAAILESHNNKRRQLQEQIVRQAKDILQDDLYDRRKFIILARENWHRGVLGIAASKLVETFHKPAILLSIKDGQAQGSGRSIEGFSLFEALNQCQTILDHFGGHDQAAGLALIAENVPRLAEALEEIAVRELGEKDLSPGLRIEAELSPEELTQGLVQQLLRLAPFGSGNPEPTLAVAGLKVLSCAIVGQNHLKLRLKGRNRILDIIGFGLGDLLPDLGPQVSVALRPLTSIYQGQVTHGWQAVDIKTETGEAS, from the coding sequence GTGGCCTTCTTCCTGGCCGGGGGATTGAGGAAAGTCATTCGAGACCGGGCCGAGGTTTCGTGCGCCCGCCTTCCGGAACTCACGTCTTATCTGGGCCTGGTGGCTTTGGGAACCGTGGCTGACATGGTGCCGCTGACCAGGGTCAACAGGATTCTCGTGAGTGAAGGTCTCAAACATTTAAGCAATTCGGCCTGGCCCGGCCTGGTTGCCCTTAAAGAGGTTAGCGACCTCGGTCCGGGCCGGCCGGTGACAGCGACCGATGTGGGGTTCAGGCTGGCGCCGCGCCTCAATGCCGCCGGGCGCCTGGATTCCCCGCAGCCAGGTCTCGACCTTCTTTTGACTCAAGATGCTGGCCAGGCGCAGGTCCTGGCGGCCATTCTGGAAAGCCACAACAATAAACGGAGACAGCTCCAGGAGCAGATCGTGCGCCAGGCCAAGGACATTCTACAGGACGATCTGTATGACAGGCGCAAGTTCATTATCCTGGCCCGTGAGAACTGGCACCGCGGCGTACTCGGTATCGCGGCTTCCAAGCTGGTTGAGACTTTTCACAAGCCCGCCATTCTGCTATCAATCAAAGACGGTCAGGCACAGGGCTCAGGTCGGTCAATCGAGGGTTTCAGTCTGTTTGAGGCCCTGAATCAATGCCAAACTATCCTGGATCATTTCGGCGGACATGACCAGGCTGCCGGCCTGGCTTTGATTGCGGAAAATGTTCCCCGGCTGGCCGAAGCCTTAGAAGAGATAGCTGTTCGGGAATTAGGTGAAAAAGACTTAAGCCCTGGGCTGCGCATCGAGGCGGAGCTGAGTCCGGAGGAGCTCACTCAGGGTCTGGTTCAGCAGCTTTTGAGACTGGCTCCCTTTGGTTCTGGGAATCCCGAACCCACCCTGGCTGTGGCCGGGCTTAAGGTTCTATCCTGCGCCATCGTCGGCCAGAACCACCTCAAACTTCGTCTCAAAGGCAGAAACCGTATCCTGGATATTATTGGCTTTGGTCTGGGAGATCTTTTACCCGACTTGGGACCTCAAGTATCAGTCGCTTTACGGCCGCTGACTTCGATCTATCAGGGCCAGGTCACTCACGGCTGGCAAGCTGTTGATATCAAGACAGAAACAGGTGAGGCGTCTTGA